Proteins found in one Hippopotamus amphibius kiboko isolate mHipAmp2 chromosome 12, mHipAmp2.hap2, whole genome shotgun sequence genomic segment:
- the LOC130833156 gene encoding olfactory receptor 6C1, producing MRNHTEMTEFVLLGLSDDPQLQAVILVFLLITYMLSITGNLTIITLTLLDPHLQTPMYFFLRNFSLLEVSFTTVSIPKFLGTIISGDKTISFHDCMAQLFFFILLGVTEFYLLAAMSYDRYIAICKPLHYMTIMNHRVCTLLVFSSWLVSFLIIFPALMLLLKLDYCRSNIIDHFTCDYFPLLQLSCSDTEFLEILGFSCAVFTLMFTLALIILSYIYIIRTILRIPSTSQRTKAFSTCSSHMIVISISYGSCIFMYIKPSAKDRVSLSKGVAVLNTSVAPMLNPFIYSLRNQQVKRAFMDMTRRTISRTK from the coding sequence ATGAGAAACCACACAGAAATGACAGAGTTTGTCCTCCTGGGACTGTCCGATGACCCACAGCTTCAGGCTGTGATCCTTGTCTTCCTGCTCATCACCTACATGCTCAGCATCACGGGGAACCTGACCATTATCACCCTGACGCTGCTGGATCCCCACCTCCAGAcccccatgtatttcttcctcagAAATTTCTCCCTATTAGAAGTGTCCTTCACGACTGTCAGTATACCCAAGTTCCTGGGCACCATCATTTCAGGAGACAAAACCATTTCTTTTCACGATTGTATggctcagttattttttttcattctcttgggaGTCACTGAGTTTTACCTTCTGGCTGCCATGTCCTATGACCGTTACATTGCCATCTGCAAACCTCTGCATTACATGACCATCATGAATCACAGAGTCTGCACGCTGCTTGTCTTCTCTTCATGGCTAGTTTCATTCTTAATAATATTCCCTGCACTCATGTTGCTCTTAAAGCTTGATTACTGTAGGTCTAATATCATCGACCATTTTACCTGTGATTATTTTCCCCTGCTGCAACTTTCTTGTTCAGACACAGAATTCCTAGAGATACTGGGCTTTTCCTGTGCTGTGTTTACTCTAATGTTCACTTTGGCATTGATAATTTTGTCCTACATATATATCATTAGAACAATTTTAAGAATCCCTTCTACCAGTCAGAGGACAAAGGCCTTTTCCACGTGTTCATCTCATATGATTGTCATCTCCATCTCTTATGGCAGCtgcatttttatgtatattaaacCCTCAGCAAAGGATAGAGTGTCTTTGAGCAAAGGAGTAGCTGTGCTAAACACCTCAGTAGctcccatgctgaacccctttaTTTACAGCCTAAGGAATCAACAGGTCAAGCGAGCCTTCATGGACATgacaaggaggactatttcaagAACCAAATGA